The proteins below come from a single Takifugu flavidus isolate HTHZ2018 chromosome 6, ASM371156v2, whole genome shotgun sequence genomic window:
- the si:dkey-246e1.3 gene encoding uncharacterized protein si:dkey-246e1.3, with protein sequence MSGVQQHGDMTAERLSLNGSAALGLHDQGMNSALHEVRVLNIVFIGLALVILTITGLYCITSCYHRSRQSKRAQVYEKAVTRRDSPEPVAVKAVKRSASFVNPLTFFRRPESQKDSKIYYIYTNPLPVGLKEEEEEERMRAAEETLTFHEFPNHPESGIILDPPIFYMQL encoded by the exons ATGAGTGGAGTCCAACAGCACGGAGACATGACAGCAGAGCGTCTCTCTCTGAACGGATCTGCTGCTCTAGGGCTGCACGACCAGGGGATGAACTCCGCTCTGCATG aagTCAGAGTGTTGAACATTGTTTTCATCGGTCTGGCCCTGGTTATCCTCACCATCACCGGCCTGTactgcatcacttcctgttaccACCGCAGCAG GCAGTCAAAAAGGGCCCAAGTGTATGAAAAGGCAGTGACCCGAAGGGACTCGCCTGAACCCGTGGCGGTTAAAGCCGTGAAGAGGTCGGCCAGCTTCGTCAACCCTCTGACCTTCTTCAGGAGACCAGAGAGTCAGAAGGACTCCAAGATCTATTATATCTACACCAACCCACTGCCTGtcgggctgaaggaggaggaggaagaagagagaatGAGGGCGGCGGAGGAGACGCTGACGTTCCACGAGTTCCCCAACCATCCAGAGAGCGGCATCATCCTGGACCCCCCCATATTTTACATGCAGCTTTAG
- the xpnpep1 gene encoding xaa-Pro aminopeptidase 1 isoform X2 has product MSPKITGELIRQLRQAMKSCKYFAEPIQAYIVPSGDAHQSEYIAPCDCRREYICGFNGSAGTAIITEQHAAMWTDGRYFLQASQQMDNNWTLMKMGLKETPSQEDWLISVLPENSKVGVDPWIIAADQWKNMSKALTGAGHSLVAMQDNLIDVVWTDRPERPSTQLRTLGLEYTGLSWHDKVTALRAKMTERKISWFVATALDEIAWLFNLRGADIEYNPVFFAYAIVGLNTIRLFVDTKRLTDPALRGHLELDAPSKPELRILTFPYESVYTELQAICAALGPKDKVWICDKASRALTQLLPKANRSPIPYTPLCLSKAVKNATEIQGMKVAHIKDAVALCELFAWLEKEIPKGNVTEISAADKAEELRSQQKDFVGLSFPTISSVGPNGAVIHYRPLPETNRTLSMNEVYLIDSGAQYIDGTTDVTRTVHFGTPSAFEKECFTYVLKGHIAVSAAVFPNGTKGHLLDSFARAALWDSGLDYLHGTGHGVGCFLNVHEGPCGISYKTFADEPLEAGMIVSDEPGYYEDGAFGIRIENVVLVVPAQPKYNYRNRGSLTFEPLTLVPIQVKMINTALLTQKERDWLNEYHRTCREVIGAELERQGRKEALEWLVRETQPVI; this is encoded by the exons ATGTCTCCAAAGATCACAGGAGAGCTGATCAGGCAGCTCCGCCAGGCTATGAAGAGTTGTAAATACTTTGCTGAACCCATACAGGCTTACATAGTCCCTTCTGGAGATGCACATCAG AGTGAATACATTGCGCCATGTGACTGCAGACGTGAATACATCTGCGGCTTCAATGGCTCCGCAG GTACAGCCATCATCACAGAGCAGCACGCCGCCATGTGGACCGATGGGCGATACTTCCTCCAGGCCAGTCAGCAGATGGACAACAACTGGACTCTGATGAAGATGG GGCTGAAAGAGACGCCTTCCCAGGAGGACTGGCTGATTAGCGTCCTGCCAGAAAACTCCAAAGTGGGAGTGGATCCTTGGATCATTGCTGCTG ATCAGTGGAAGAACATGTCGAAGGCCTTGACCGGGGCCGGTCACTCCCTGGTGGCCATGCAGGACAACTTAATCGATGTGGTCTGGACCGACCGCCCAGAGAGACCGAGCACGCAGCTCCGCACCTTAGGTCTGGAGTACACAG GTTTGTCCTGGCACGACAAGGTGACGGCGCTACGAGCCAAGATGACCGAAAGGAAAATCAGCTGGTTCGTTGCGACGGCTCTGGATGAGATTGCGT GGCTTTTTAACCTCCGAGGTGCAGACATTGAGTACAACCCAGTTTTCTTTGCCTATGCCATCGTGGGGCTGAATACAATAAG ACTCTTCGTGGACACGAAGCGTCTGACTGACCCCGCGTTGAGAGGACACCTCGAGCTGGACGCTCCCAGCAAGCCCGAGCTGAGAATCCTAACGTTCCCGTACGAGTCGGTCTACACCGAGCTGCAGGCCATCTGCGCGGCGCTCGGCCCCAAAGACAAAGTCTGGATCTGCGACAAGGCCAGCCGCGCCCTCACGCAGCTCCTCCCCAAG GCCAACAGGAGCCCAATTCCATACACTCCTCTCTGCCTGTCCAAGGCCGTGAAGAACGCCACTGAGATCCAGGGCATGAAAGTGGCTCAT ATCAAAGATGCGGTCGCGCTGTGTGAGCTCTTTGCCTGGTTGGAAAAAGAG ATTCCTAAAGGCAACGTGACCGAGATCTCTGCTGCTGATAAAGCTGAAGAGTTACGGAG ccaACAGAAAGATTTTGTTGGTCTCAGTTTCCCAACTATCTCCAGTGTGGGTCCAAATGGAGCAGTCATACATTACAG ACCCCTGCCTGAAACCAACAGAACCCTCTCTATGAATGAAGTTTACCTGATCGACTCTGGGGCTCAGTACAT TGATGGAACCACAGATGTGACGCGCACGGTGCACTTCGGGACACCATCTGCCTTTGAGAAG GAGTGTTTCACCTACGTCCTGAAGGGACACATAGCCGTCAGTGCTGCAGTTTTCCCCAACGGAACCAAAG GTCACCTGCTGGACTCCTTCGCCCGTGCTGCCCTTTGGGATTCGGGGCTGGACTACCTACACGGCACCGGTCACGGCGTGGGCTGCTTCCTCAACGTCCATGAGGGACCCTGCGGCATCAGCTACAAGACCTTTGCTGACGAACCTCTGGAAGCTGGAATGATCGTCAGTGATG AACCTGGTTATTATGAGGACGGAGCTTTTGGAATTCGTATTGAAAACGTTGTTCTGGTTGTACCTGCGCAGCCAAAA TACAACTACAGGAACAGGGGCAGCCTGACGTTTGAGCCCCTCACTCTGGTTCCTATTCAAGTGAAAATGATAAACACAGCACTGCTCACCCAGAAGGAG CGGGACTGGCTGAACGAGTACCACAGGACGTGCCGGGAGGTGattggagcagagctggagcggCAGGGCAGGAAGGAGGCCCTGGAGTGGCTGGTCAGAGAGACCCAGCCAGTCATCTGA
- the xpnpep1 gene encoding xaa-Pro aminopeptidase 1 isoform X1 → MSSPKSDSAMSPKITGELIRQLRQAMKSCKYFAEPIQAYIVPSGDAHQSEYIAPCDCRREYICGFNGSAGTAIITEQHAAMWTDGRYFLQASQQMDNNWTLMKMGLKETPSQEDWLISVLPENSKVGVDPWIIAADQWKNMSKALTGAGHSLVAMQDNLIDVVWTDRPERPSTQLRTLGLEYTGLSWHDKVTALRAKMTERKISWFVATALDEIAWLFNLRGADIEYNPVFFAYAIVGLNTIRLFVDTKRLTDPALRGHLELDAPSKPELRILTFPYESVYTELQAICAALGPKDKVWICDKASRALTQLLPKANRSPIPYTPLCLSKAVKNATEIQGMKVAHIKDAVALCELFAWLEKEIPKGNVTEISAADKAEELRSQQKDFVGLSFPTISSVGPNGAVIHYRPLPETNRTLSMNEVYLIDSGAQYIDGTTDVTRTVHFGTPSAFEKECFTYVLKGHIAVSAAVFPNGTKGHLLDSFARAALWDSGLDYLHGTGHGVGCFLNVHEGPCGISYKTFADEPLEAGMIVSDEPGYYEDGAFGIRIENVVLVVPAQPKYNYRNRGSLTFEPLTLVPIQVKMINTALLTQKERDWLNEYHRTCREVIGAELERQGRKEALEWLVRETQPVI, encoded by the exons ATGTCTTCGCCAAAGTCAG aCTCAGCCATGTCTCCAAAGATCACAGGAGAGCTGATCAGGCAGCTCCGCCAGGCTATGAAGAGTTGTAAATACTTTGCTGAACCCATACAGGCTTACATAGTCCCTTCTGGAGATGCACATCAG AGTGAATACATTGCGCCATGTGACTGCAGACGTGAATACATCTGCGGCTTCAATGGCTCCGCAG GTACAGCCATCATCACAGAGCAGCACGCCGCCATGTGGACCGATGGGCGATACTTCCTCCAGGCCAGTCAGCAGATGGACAACAACTGGACTCTGATGAAGATGG GGCTGAAAGAGACGCCTTCCCAGGAGGACTGGCTGATTAGCGTCCTGCCAGAAAACTCCAAAGTGGGAGTGGATCCTTGGATCATTGCTGCTG ATCAGTGGAAGAACATGTCGAAGGCCTTGACCGGGGCCGGTCACTCCCTGGTGGCCATGCAGGACAACTTAATCGATGTGGTCTGGACCGACCGCCCAGAGAGACCGAGCACGCAGCTCCGCACCTTAGGTCTGGAGTACACAG GTTTGTCCTGGCACGACAAGGTGACGGCGCTACGAGCCAAGATGACCGAAAGGAAAATCAGCTGGTTCGTTGCGACGGCTCTGGATGAGATTGCGT GGCTTTTTAACCTCCGAGGTGCAGACATTGAGTACAACCCAGTTTTCTTTGCCTATGCCATCGTGGGGCTGAATACAATAAG ACTCTTCGTGGACACGAAGCGTCTGACTGACCCCGCGTTGAGAGGACACCTCGAGCTGGACGCTCCCAGCAAGCCCGAGCTGAGAATCCTAACGTTCCCGTACGAGTCGGTCTACACCGAGCTGCAGGCCATCTGCGCGGCGCTCGGCCCCAAAGACAAAGTCTGGATCTGCGACAAGGCCAGCCGCGCCCTCACGCAGCTCCTCCCCAAG GCCAACAGGAGCCCAATTCCATACACTCCTCTCTGCCTGTCCAAGGCCGTGAAGAACGCCACTGAGATCCAGGGCATGAAAGTGGCTCAT ATCAAAGATGCGGTCGCGCTGTGTGAGCTCTTTGCCTGGTTGGAAAAAGAG ATTCCTAAAGGCAACGTGACCGAGATCTCTGCTGCTGATAAAGCTGAAGAGTTACGGAG ccaACAGAAAGATTTTGTTGGTCTCAGTTTCCCAACTATCTCCAGTGTGGGTCCAAATGGAGCAGTCATACATTACAG ACCCCTGCCTGAAACCAACAGAACCCTCTCTATGAATGAAGTTTACCTGATCGACTCTGGGGCTCAGTACAT TGATGGAACCACAGATGTGACGCGCACGGTGCACTTCGGGACACCATCTGCCTTTGAGAAG GAGTGTTTCACCTACGTCCTGAAGGGACACATAGCCGTCAGTGCTGCAGTTTTCCCCAACGGAACCAAAG GTCACCTGCTGGACTCCTTCGCCCGTGCTGCCCTTTGGGATTCGGGGCTGGACTACCTACACGGCACCGGTCACGGCGTGGGCTGCTTCCTCAACGTCCATGAGGGACCCTGCGGCATCAGCTACAAGACCTTTGCTGACGAACCTCTGGAAGCTGGAATGATCGTCAGTGATG AACCTGGTTATTATGAGGACGGAGCTTTTGGAATTCGTATTGAAAACGTTGTTCTGGTTGTACCTGCGCAGCCAAAA TACAACTACAGGAACAGGGGCAGCCTGACGTTTGAGCCCCTCACTCTGGTTCCTATTCAAGTGAAAATGATAAACACAGCACTGCTCACCCAGAAGGAG CGGGACTGGCTGAACGAGTACCACAGGACGTGCCGGGAGGTGattggagcagagctggagcggCAGGGCAGGAAGGAGGCCCTGGAGTGGCTGGTCAGAGAGACCCAGCCAGTCATCTGA
- the cusr gene encoding uncharacterized protein cusr → MWLLTAALLVSSLDSLFCSGFVAHLNMRGVTGRISFNSTSQTADVRLSGAGSCGSLNFSISEFPVMYGHYPQPCSEGNIGSSVFAFAADPRSPSTVDMSRLFERRPDLDDLSLTVQTCEAATVCAVVSGDDTWLTQQARFYGPIAGNVYIRLRAGRAGAHILSDLATNGQIAGSPADVTLFGSKSTAASCHVLLGSLDPSALSRLGTLKLGTPLQPAKSRLDVTGFDAHTAFLLLPVGSSYECAQIYPLPEKQVSAVMNMRGIKGYLRFRQASPFDATEVRVNLTNLQSRVGPFHVHRFPVPPVRPPPESICSNDNVGGHWNPFGLNMSDPSYPKRPGSTLDMYEIGDLSGKHLFLTDLNEVDVTFTDSNLPLFGPNSIVGRSIVIHLRNGARFVCASIGYPGEVTVARARFRSRVVGEIWFTQLKNSPLSDVSIFMDLSYGNPTMDPTKYHNWHVHRYPISSERDDDEGSCSTTGAHWNPSNVSIEESSYPLHCGPSSPLSCEVGDLSSKLDAINLSPKVGGVEGKNFFTDVTSWLSESGLSGRSIVIHQEGRGNPRIACANITRVRLPKASSGSWFGPEMSGGQILFSQEFPHGPTTLNVSLMNLSSLAGGYHVHILPIKQGSTEPCSNKNIQGHWNPLAWNTSNSPAPGAGTVDQYEIGDISGKFGMLSGLNQYQAVYLDPSLPLTGPYSIVGRSLVVHYLNGSRMRCADIQADRDPDGQWISATAVFSGPVTGAVALRQQVFPDGSGSEVTMEVTLQSSPNDNAQPLTEASLFINSMRSDDGRCGGVGGTFNPFNMTPGSSTCSLESPLSCVVGEISARHGACSLTDRRVHTVSNLDLSGDFTVVHRSVVLKNGDSIVGCADILPDSPSAEQTFPNVAEFSRYDFRKRVASVLQMEMGRITILGDSPSPAAGGRCQTVGYMISGHVSTEFLKSVKTNEKMGKFKESHSCTRSAGVPFKPGTRLLCWMFASVCLLPFILH, encoded by the exons ATGTGGCTCCTCACAGCTGCCCTGCTGGTGTCTTCACTGG ATTCGCTTTTCTGCAGTGGCTTTGTTGCGCACCTAAACATGAGGGGCGTCACCGGACGGATTTCGTTTAACTCCACATCTCAGACGGCCGACGTCCGACTGTCTGGTGCCGGATCCTGCGGCTCCCTTAACTTTTCCATCAGCGAGTTCCCCGTCATGTACGGCCATTATCCTCAGCCCTGTTCGGAAGGGAATATCGGCTCCAGCGTCTTCGCCTTCGCGGCAGACCCCCGTTCGCCCTCCACCGTCGACATGTCGCGCCTTTTTGAGCGCCGCCCGGACCTCGACGACCTATCGCTGACTGTGCAGACATGCGAGGCCGCTACAGTCTGCGCTGTTGTGAGTGGGGATGACACCTGGCTGACTCAGCAGGCCAGGTTCTACGGTCCCATCGCAGGTAATGTTTACATTCGGCTTCGTGCGGGACGGGCCGGGGCCCACATTCTTTCTGACCTGGCGACGAACGGGCAGATCGCCGGTTCGCCGGCTGACGTCACCCTGTTTGGATCTAAAAGCACTGCTGCAAGCTGCCACGTCCTCCTGGGAAGCTTAgatccctcagctttgtcccggCTGGGCACGCTAAAACTCGGAACCCCGTTGCAGCCGGCAAAGTCCCGCCTAGATGTGACCGGCTTCGACGCACACACGGCttttctcctgcttcctgtcggGTCAAGTTACGAGTGTGCGCAAATTTACCCGCTGCCGGAGAAGCAGGTGAGCGCCGTTATGAACATGAGAGGGATTAAAGGTTACCTCCGCTTCCGACAGGCTTCCCCGTTTGATGCGACGGAAGTGAGGGTGAACCTGACTAACCTGCAGAGCAGGGTCGGGCCTTTCCACGTCCACAGGTTTCCCGTCCCTCCAGTCAGGCCACCCCCAGAGAGCATCTGCTCCAATGATAATGTGGGCGGTCACTGGAATCCGTTCGGACTGAACATGAGCGACCCATCATATCCCAAACGGCCCGGCTCGACATTGGACATGTACGAGATCGGCGACCTCAGCGGAAAGCACCTGTTCCTGACAGATCTAAACGAGGTGGACGTGACGTTTACTGACTCCAATCTCCCTCTTTTTGGACCCAACAGCATTGTGGGTCGCTCTATCGTCATACACCTACGAAATGGCGCCAGGTTTGTCTGCGCCAGCATCGGATACCCCGGTGAGGTGACCGTAGCCAGAGCTAGGTTTCGGAGCCGCGTGGTCGGCGAAATCTGGTTCACGCAACTGAAAAACAGCCCTCTGTCTGACGTGTCCATCTTCATGGATCTATCATATGGAAACCCCACAATGGATCCGACCAAATACCACAACTGGCATGTTCACAGATACCCCatcagctcagagagggacgATGATGAAGGGTCCTGCAGCACAACAGGGGCCCACTGGAACCCCTCTAACGTTAGCATAGAAGAGAGCAGCTACCCTCTCCACTGCGGCCCGTCCAGTCCCTTGTCCTGTGAGGTCGGAGATCTCTCCAGCAAACTCGACGCCATCAACCTGAGCCCAAAAGTGGGCGGAGTGGAAGGAAAGAACTTCTTCACCGACGTCACGTCCTGGTTATCTGAGTCAGGCCTCAGTGGTCGTTCTATAGTTATCCATCAAGAAGGAAGGGGTAACCCACGGATCGCATGTGCTAACATCACAAGGGTGAGACTCCCGAAGGCTAGCTCAGGTAGCTGGTTCGGCCCCGAAATGTCTGGTGGTCAAATTCTTTTCTCTCAGGAATTCCCACACGGCCCCACAACCCTGAATGTTTCCCTGATGAACTTGTCATCTTTAGCTGGAGGATACCACGTTCACATTCTTCCCATCAAACAGGGCAGCACTGAGCCCTGTTCTAACAAAAACATCCAGGGACATTGGAACCCTTTAGCCTGGAACACATCAAACAGCCCGGCACCAGGAGCTGGCACCGTAGACCAGTACGAGATCGGGGACATCAGTGGAAAATTTGGGATGCTCAGCGGCCTCAACCAGTATCAGGCTGTATACCTGGACCCCAGCTTGCCCTTAACTGGACCCTACAGCATAGTGGGAAGGTCACTAGTGGTTCATTACCTTAATGGATCAAG AATGCGATGTGCCGACATCCAGGCCGACAGGGATCCCGACGGACAGTGGATCTCCGCCACGGCTGTTTTCAGTGGTCCCGTGACCGGGGCGGTGGCACTG CGGCAGCAGGTGTTTCCTGACGGCAGCGGCAGCGAGGTCACGATGGAGGTGACTCTGCAGTCGTCGCCCAACGACAACGCACAACCG CTCACGGAAGCGTCGCTGTTCATCAACAGCATGAGGAGCGACGACGGGCGATGCGGCGGAGTCGGGGGAACGTTCAACCCGTTCAACATGACCCCCGGG AGCTCCACCTGCTCGCTAGAAAGCCCCCTGAGCTGCGTGGTCGGGGAGATATCAGCCAGACACGGCGCCTGCAGCTTGACCGACAGACGGGTTCACACAGTCAGCAACCTCGACCTCTCTGGCGACTTCACAG TGGTTCACAGGTCGGTGGTGCTGAAGAACGGGGACAGCATCGTCGGCTGTGCCGACATCCTGCCGGACTCCCCTTCAGCGGAGCAGACCTTCCCCAACGTGGCCGAGTTCAGCAG ATATGACTTCCGTAAAAGAGTTGCGAGCGTTCTGCAGATGGAAATGGGGAGAATCACCATTCTGGGCGACTCCCCCAGCCCTGCGGCCGGCGGCCGCTGCCAGACAGTCGGTTACATGATATCAG GTCATGTAAGCACAGAATTTCTGAAGTCTGTCAAAACCAATGAGAAGATGGGCAAGTTCAAAGAATCCCATTCATGTACAA gaagtgcaggtgTCCCATTTAAACCAGGGACACGTCTCCTTTGCTGGATGTTTGCTtccgtctgcctgctgccttTTATTCTCCATTAA